In Fusobacterium hwasookii, a single window of DNA contains:
- the cas7i gene encoding type I-B CRISPR-associated protein Cas7/Cst2/DevR → MKKDALTITVVANMTSNYSEGLGNISSVQKIYRDRNVYAIRSRESLKNAIMVQSGMYEDLETEANGATQKKVDENLNAANCRALEGGYMNTKESTYVRNSSFYLTDAISTESFINETRFHNNLYLATNFANANNLNVQKDAGKVGLMPYQYEYEKSLKVYSLTIDLEKVGKDPNFTDKEADNKEKFERVKSILEAIENLSLVVKGNLDNAEPVFAIGGLSLRKTHYFENVVRVEQGALVLGEALKEKKEDGFSCALLKGDIFTNEVEIIKELQPISMREFFKSLIEDIKNYYGA, encoded by the coding sequence ATGAAAAAAGATGCATTAACAATTACAGTAGTAGCAAATATGACATCAAATTATTCAGAAGGATTAGGTAATATTTCAAGTGTTCAAAAGATTTATAGAGATAGAAATGTATATGCTATCCGTAGTCGTGAAAGCTTAAAAAATGCAATTATGGTACAAAGTGGAATGTATGAAGATTTAGAAACTGAAGCAAATGGTGCTACACAAAAAAAAGTTGATGAAAACTTAAATGCTGCAAACTGCCGTGCCTTAGAAGGTGGATATATGAATACAAAAGAAAGTACTTATGTAAGAAATAGTTCTTTCTATCTAACAGATGCAATTTCAACAGAAAGCTTTATAAATGAAACTCGTTTTCATAATAACCTATATTTAGCAACTAATTTTGCCAATGCTAATAATTTAAATGTTCAAAAAGATGCAGGTAAAGTTGGTTTAATGCCTTATCAATATGAATATGAAAAATCATTAAAAGTATACAGCTTAACAATAGATTTAGAAAAAGTGGGAAAAGATCCTAATTTCACTGATAAAGAAGCAGATAACAAAGAAAAATTTGAAAGAGTAAAATCTATTCTAGAAGCTATTGAAAACTTAAGCTTAGTAGTTAAAGGAAACTTAGACAATGCTGAACCTGTTTTTGCTATTGGAGGTTTATCTTTAAGAAAAACTCACTATTTTGAAAATGTAGTTAGAGTTGAACAAGGAGCATTAGTTTTAGGAGAAGCATTAAAAGAAAAGAAAGAAGATGGATTTAGTTGTGCCTTATTAAAAGGAGATATTTTTACAAATGAAGTAGAAATAATAAAAGAATTACAACCAATATCTATGAGAGAATTTTTTAAATCTTTAATTGAAGATATAAAAAATTATTATGGAGCATAA
- the cas6 gene encoding CRISPR-associated endoribonuclease Cas6 encodes MRFILNFELDTVRLPIEIRRTVISFFKKSLTEAHNSKYYPQFFTGTQIKDYSFSVIFPLDKYFGEEIYLKRPEMKVLVSCSEKNNIGFLLVNVFLSQKNKKFPLPKDTYMILKDVRIIEEKVIKGEEAIFQTTIGGGIVVREHNKEKNKDIYYLMENERFEEVLNWLMKERFKRLGYPENIFKDFSCELLERRKIVVKHFDLKFPVTTGRFKVKAPKILLEEIYRTGMGSRLSQGFGLLEYLGGEIKDEVRY; translated from the coding sequence ATGAGATTTATTTTAAATTTTGAATTAGATACTGTCAGACTTCCAATAGAAATCAGAAGAACTGTCATAAGTTTCTTTAAGAAGTCTTTAACAGAGGCACATAATTCAAAATATTATCCTCAATTCTTTACAGGAACTCAAATAAAAGATTATTCATTTTCTGTAATTTTTCCTTTGGATAAATATTTTGGAGAAGAAATTTATTTAAAAAGACCTGAAATGAAAGTTCTAGTATCTTGTTCAGAAAAAAATAATATAGGTTTCTTATTGGTAAATGTGTTTTTATCACAAAAAAACAAAAAATTTCCTTTACCTAAAGACACCTATATGATTTTAAAAGATGTTAGGATAATTGAAGAAAAAGTTATCAAAGGGGAGGAGGCTATATTTCAAACTACAATAGGTGGAGGAATTGTAGTTAGAGAACATAATAAAGAAAAAAATAAAGATATTTACTATTTAATGGAAAATGAAAGGTTTGAAGAAGTTTTAAATTGGTTGATGAAAGAAAGATTTAAAAGATTAGGATACCCAGAAAACATTTTTAAAGATTTTAGTTGTGAATTATTAGAAAGAAGAAAAATAGTTGTTAAACATTTTGATTTAAAATTTCCTGTAACAACTGGAAGATTTAAAGTAAAAGCTCCCAAAATTCTTTTAGAAGAGATTTATAGAACAGGTATGGGTAGCCGTTTATCACAAGGATTTGGACTTTTAGAGTATTTAGGTGGTGAGATTAAAGATGAAGTACGATATTGA
- a CDS encoding Abi family protein, translating to MSCSESHLSYEEQLNKFIGRGMFIKNKTKALERLKHISYYKIKQFSTFFMDNNGNYKQNTSFEAVIQNFYFDKNLRMEFLKCSEKIELSIKNKIAYLLGVKYGAFGYLNFSSWCDRSRPKQEIQNEELKFKKKIQKKMKLFSDNSIIKDFVINNPTETYLSIWRLSEVLTFGEALYLFEMMSQKIRYLLLTIIILKLMNLFLM from the coding sequence ATGAGTTGTAGTGAGTCTCATTTAAGCTATGAAGAACAATTAAATAAATTCATAGGTAGAGGAATGTTTATTAAAAATAAGACAAAGGCTCTTGAGAGATTAAAGCACATAAGCTATTATAAAATTAAGCAGTTCTCTACATTTTTTATGGATAATAATGGAAATTACAAGCAAAATACTTCTTTTGAAGCAGTAATACAAAATTTTTATTTTGATAAAAATTTAAGAATGGAATTTTTAAAATGTTCAGAAAAAATTGAGTTATCAATAAAAAATAAAATAGCATACCTTTTAGGAGTTAAATATGGAGCATTTGGCTATTTAAATTTTTCAAGTTGGTGTGATAGGAGCAGACCCAAACAAGAAATTCAAAATGAAGAATTAAAGTTTAAAAAGAAAATTCAAAAGAAAATGAAATTATTTTCAGATAATTCTATTATTAAAGATTTTGTTATAAATAACCCAACTGAAACTTATTTAAGTATCTGGAGATTGTCAGAGGTATTAACCTTTGGAGAAGCATTGTATCTTTTTGAGATGATGTCACAAAAAATAAGGTATCTATTGCTCACAATTATAATCTTAAAGTTGATGAATTTATTTCTTATGTAA
- a CDS encoding NAD-dependent protein deacylase gives MDVKRDEKILELVNILKNTKYLVFFGGAGTSTDSGVKDFRGKNGLYKTLYKDKYRPEEVLSSDFFYSHRDIFMEYVEKELNINGLKPNKGHMALVELEKIGILKAVITQNIDDLHQVSGNKNVLELHGSLKRWYCLSCGKTADKNFSCECGGIVRPDVTLYGEDLNQAIVNEAIYQLEQADTLIIAGTSLTVYPAAYYLGYFRGKNLVIINDMDTQYDGKASLVIKDNFSYVMDKAVECLKNSNMEKH, from the coding sequence ATGGATGTTAAAAGAGATGAAAAAATTTTAGAATTAGTTAATATATTAAAAAATACAAAGTATTTAGTTTTCTTTGGAGGAGCAGGGACTTCAACAGATAGTGGAGTAAAGGATTTTAGAGGGAAAAATGGACTATATAAAACATTATATAAAGATAAATATAGACCAGAAGAAGTACTAAGTTCAGATTTTTTTTATTCTCATAGAGATATTTTTATGGAATATGTGGAAAAAGAATTAAATATCAATGGCTTAAAACCTAATAAAGGGCATATGGCTTTAGTAGAACTTGAAAAGATAGGGATTTTAAAAGCTGTTATTACACAAAATATTGATGATTTACACCAAGTATCTGGAAATAAAAATGTTTTAGAATTACATGGAAGCTTAAAGAGATGGTATTGTTTATCTTGTGGGAAAACAGCAGATAAGAATTTTTCTTGTGAATGTGGTGGGATAGTTAGACCAGATGTCACTTTATATGGAGAAGATTTAAATCAAGCTATTGTTAATGAAGCTATTTATCAATTAGAACAAGCAGATACATTAATAATTGCGGGGACAAGTCTAACAGTTTATCCTGCTGCATATTACTTAGGATATTTTAGAGGAAAGAATTTGGTTATTATAAATGATATGGACACTCAATATGATGGAAAAGCTTCATTAGTGATAAAAGACAATTTCTCTTATGTTATGGACAAAGCAGTTGAGTGTTTAAAAAATTCCAATATGGAAAAACATTAA
- a CDS encoding ABC transporter substrate-binding protein yields the protein MKKKLLLLLMIFSVLFLFGCNNDSNKKETKDTIVIAQGADAKTLDPHASNDSPSTKIRMQIFDPLLKLDGDANPQPCLAESWDRENDTSIIFHIRKGVKFHNGDEMKASDVKFSIDRALASPEFHEVLDGITKVEVLDDYTIRLTTEKPMAAILNNLSHDCIVVLSEKYVKENADKIGQKPMGTGPYKFVSWESGDRVVLEAFPDYWRGEAPIKNVIFRNVVEETNRTIGLETGEIDIIYDVGSMDKNKIKEDGRFKLIEAPQARVEYLGFNVKKKPYDNPKVREAISYALDQKPIIDTVYLGAAEPATSIIGPKILYSIEVEKFTQDIEKAKELLKEAGFPNGFKTKLWTSDNPARRDMAVIIQDQLKQIGIDVTIETLEWGAYLDGTGRGEQEMYLLGWTTVTRDPDYGIAELTSTETHGNAGNRSFYSNPELDKLLKAGKVEMDPEKRKEIYKKAQEIIRHDIPMYMILYPTQAVATQKNIKGFKLGTMNSYEIYEVSIEK from the coding sequence ATGAAAAAAAAGTTGTTACTTTTATTAATGATTTTTAGTGTGTTGTTTTTATTTGGATGTAATAATGATTCAAATAAAAAGGAAACAAAAGATACTATTGTTATAGCACAAGGAGCAGATGCTAAAACATTAGATCCTCATGCATCTAATGATAGCCCTTCAACAAAAATTAGAATGCAAATATTTGATCCTTTATTAAAATTAGATGGAGATGCAAATCCACAACCTTGTTTAGCTGAATCTTGGGATAGAGAAAATGATACATCTATAATTTTTCATATAAGAAAGGGAGTAAAATTTCATAATGGAGATGAAATGAAGGCTTCAGATGTAAAATTTTCAATAGATAGAGCTTTAGCTTCACCAGAATTCCATGAAGTTCTTGATGGAATAACTAAAGTGGAAGTTTTAGATGATTACACAATAAGATTAACAACAGAAAAACCTATGGCAGCTATTTTAAATAATTTATCTCATGATTGTATAGTAGTTTTAAGTGAAAAATATGTAAAAGAAAATGCAGATAAAATAGGGCAAAAACCTATGGGAACAGGACCATATAAATTTGTTTCATGGGAAAGTGGAGATAGAGTCGTTTTAGAAGCTTTTCCTGATTATTGGAGAGGAGAAGCTCCTATAAAAAATGTAATATTTAGAAATGTAGTTGAAGAAACAAATAGAACTATAGGTCTTGAAACTGGTGAAATCGACATAATATATGATGTTGGTTCTATGGATAAAAATAAGATAAAAGAAGATGGTAGATTTAAGCTTATAGAAGCTCCACAAGCAAGAGTAGAATACTTAGGTTTTAATGTTAAGAAAAAGCCTTATGATAATCCAAAAGTAAGAGAAGCTATTTCTTATGCATTAGATCAAAAACCTATAATAGATACTGTATATCTTGGAGCAGCAGAACCAGCAACATCTATAATAGGACCAAAAATATTATATAGTATTGAAGTTGAAAAATTTACTCAAGATATAGAAAAAGCAAAAGAATTATTAAAAGAAGCGGGTTTTCCAAATGGATTTAAAACAAAACTTTGGACTAGTGATAACCCAGCAAGAAGAGATATGGCAGTTATTATTCAAGATCAATTAAAACAAATAGGAATAGATGTTACTATTGAAACTCTTGAATGGGGAGCTTACTTAGATGGTACAGGTAGAGGAGAACAAGAGATGTATTTACTAGGTTGGACTACAGTAACAAGAGATCCTGACTATGGTATTGCAGAATTAACTAGCACTGAAACACATGGAAATGCTGGAAATAGAAGTTTTTATTCAAATCCCGAACTTGATAAGTTACTAAAAGCTGGTAAAGTTGAAATGGATCCTGAAAAGAGAAAAGAAATTTATAAAAAAGCACAAGAAATTATTAGACATGATATACCAATGTATATGATACTTTATCCAACTCAAGCTGTTGCAACACAAAAAAATATAAAAGGATTTAAATTAGGAACTATGAATTCATATGAAATTTATGAAGTTTCTATTGAAAAGTAA
- a CDS encoding ABC transporter ATP-binding protein encodes MINNEILFEVNGITKSYKEKGLFKKKIKKVLNDVSFSLKKGECLGIIGESGSGKSTLGRILIGLEKPDSGEIKFQDKDIHKEANQISRKELSIVFQDYFSSVNPRFKVADIIAEPLKLNTNLSSSDLRKELEKLIVDVGLKVEFLDRYAHELSGGQLQRVCIARAISTKPKFIMLDEAVSSLDISTQVEILNLLQELKKSYSLSYIFVTHDLLTLTYICDSVIFFKEGRIVEKVDSLEKLCEVKDDYSKALLDAVIEF; translated from the coding sequence ATGATAAATAATGAAATTCTTTTTGAAGTTAATGGAATAACAAAATCATATAAAGAAAAAGGACTTTTTAAAAAGAAAATAAAAAAAGTTCTAAATGATGTTTCTTTTTCTTTGAAAAAAGGAGAATGTTTAGGAATAATTGGAGAGAGTGGAAGCGGAAAAAGTACACTAGGAAGGATTTTAATAGGACTTGAAAAACCAGACAGTGGTGAAATAAAATTTCAAGATAAAGATATTCATAAAGAAGCTAATCAAATTTCAAGAAAAGAATTGAGTATAGTTTTTCAAGATTATTTCTCTTCTGTTAATCCAAGATTTAAGGTTGCAGATATTATAGCTGAACCTTTAAAATTAAATACAAATTTATCTTCTAGTGATTTAAGAAAAGAACTTGAAAAATTGATAGTTGATGTAGGTTTAAAAGTTGAATTTTTAGATAGATATGCCCATGAACTAAGTGGAGGACAACTTCAAAGAGTTTGTATTGCTAGAGCAATTTCAACAAAACCTAAATTTATAATGCTTGATGAAGCAGTAAGTTCTCTTGATATTTCAACACAGGTTGAAATCTTAAATTTGTTACAAGAGTTGAAAAAATCTTATTCTCTATCATATATTTTTGTAACTCATGATTTATTGACTCTTACTTACATTTGTGATAGTGTAATATTTTTTAAAGAAGGAAGAATTGTAGAGAAAGTAGATAGTTTAGAAAAATTATGTGAAGTGAAAGACGATTATTCAAAAGCATTGCTTGATGCTGTAATAGAATTTTAA
- a CDS encoding ABC transporter ATP-binding protein, producing the protein MLLEVKNLSVKLKKSGKEIVKNISFNMEENTCLGILGESGSGKSMTCKSILGILKDNLEASGEIIFGGRNLLTLKKEESRDIRGKEICMILQNPMTSFDPLYTIGNQLLETFLEHLNINRDEAYKLAVESLEKMRLKDIEEVLKKYPHELSGGMLQRIMIAVAIALKPKLIIADEPTTAIDSLNQKDIIDEFIILKKELNVSLLFVTHDLGVLTNLADNLIVMQNGEIVEKGTTKEIMTNAKHEHTKFLIGTRRALMEKFKKVKEYDK; encoded by the coding sequence ATGTTATTAGAAGTTAAAAATTTATCAGTTAAGCTAAAAAAATCAGGAAAAGAAATAGTTAAAAATATAAGTTTTAATATGGAAGAAAATACTTGTTTAGGAATACTAGGTGAAAGTGGAAGTGGGAAGAGTATGACTTGTAAGTCTATACTTGGAATCTTAAAAGATAATTTAGAAGCAAGTGGAGAAATAATATTTGGTGGAAGAAATTTACTAACTCTAAAAAAAGAAGAAAGCAGAGATATTAGAGGCAAGGAAATTTGCATGATACTTCAAAATCCTATGACTTCTTTTGATCCACTGTATACTATTGGAAATCAACTTCTAGAAACTTTTTTAGAGCATCTAAATATTAACAGAGATGAAGCCTATAAACTAGCAGTAGAATCTTTGGAAAAAATGAGATTAAAAGATATTGAAGAAGTTTTAAAAAAATATCCTCATGAATTAAGTGGAGGAATGCTACAAAGGATAATGATAGCTGTTGCAATAGCATTAAAGCCAAAATTAATAATTGCAGATGAGCCAACAACTGCTATTGATTCTTTGAATCAAAAAGATATCATAGATGAATTTATAATCTTGAAAAAAGAGTTAAATGTTTCTCTTTTGTTTGTAACACATGATTTAGGAGTACTTACAAATTTAGCAGATAATTTAATAGTTATGCAAAATGGCGAAATCGTTGAAAAGGGAACTACAAAAGAAATTATGACAAATGCTAAACATGAGCATACAAAATTCTTGATAGGAACGAGAAGAGCTTTAATGGAAAAATTTAAAAAGGTGAAAGAATATGATAAATAA
- the opp1C gene encoding nickel/cobalt ABC transporter permease: MIKKILKDKLVILCLLILFIIVLLGIFAPYITKYNPVEGDIIKKFAKPSAEHWLGTDYLGRDTFTRLIYGVRTTLFLAILTMVPTIIIGLTVGLVSGYFRGILDEILMRFCDIMMSFPSQVMILAIVVALGVGIRNVIIANVVVKWMWYARMIRGNVIKQNNKNYILFSKITGASPFYIFRKHIIPAILPELIILITLDIGWVILSISSLSFLGLGVQAPTAEWGAMLNEAKNVIQTRPGQMLVPGIAILTVVTIFNLLGDSFRDIFDTKEADK; encoded by the coding sequence GTGATAAAAAAGATATTAAAAGATAAATTAGTAATACTATGCCTATTAATATTATTTATAATTGTATTACTTGGAATATTTGCACCTTATATAACAAAATACAATCCAGTTGAAGGAGATATAATTAAAAAATTTGCAAAACCTTCTGCTGAACACTGGTTAGGAACTGATTACTTAGGTAGAGATACATTTACAAGACTTATTTATGGAGTAAGAACAACTTTATTCTTAGCAATTTTAACTATGGTACCTACTATTATAATTGGACTTACAGTAGGCTTAGTTTCAGGATATTTTAGGGGAATACTTGATGAAATTTTAATGAGATTTTGCGATATAATGATGTCTTTCCCAAGCCAAGTTATGATATTAGCAATAGTTGTAGCTTTAGGTGTTGGAATTAGAAATGTTATTATAGCCAATGTGGTTGTTAAGTGGATGTGGTATGCAAGAATGATAAGGGGAAATGTTATAAAACAAAATAATAAAAATTATATATTATTTTCAAAAATAACAGGGGCAAGTCCTTTTTATATTTTTAGAAAACATATAATTCCTGCAATTTTACCAGAATTAATAATTCTTATAACATTAGATATTGGTTGGGTAATTTTAAGTATTTCAAGTCTTTCATTCTTGGGATTGGGAGTTCAAGCACCAACAGCAGAATGGGGAGCAATGCTTAATGAAGCTAAAAATGTTATTCAAACAAGACCAGGACAAATGTTAGTGCCAGGTATTGCAATACTTACAGTTGTTACAATATTTAACTTATTAGGAGATTCTTTCCGCGATATTTTTGATACTAAGGAGGCTGATAAATAA
- the opp1B gene encoding nickel/cobalt ABC transporter permease, which produces MKKYIIKRILISIPMIFLITFIAFCLINLIPSDPAEVAIRVNDVTPTPELIEQTRVALGLDKPFLERYFIWLWKVLHFDFGISYVNTNRQIYDEIARSLPVTLKLAGLSILFIFGLSIPIGVLCAVKKNSFFDRVTRTIVFIGTAIRDYWLSLILLSIFSIKLNLFPVSGIGSFSNYVLPAFALSMSYISTYIRLIRNNMIETMGEDYIYYAEVRGLKERSIIFKHALKNSIHSSINALGMSIVKLVAGTFIIENIFVLPGIGRLCVNAIFSRDYPLIQAYILLMGILFIICNLLVDIASCLIDPRLAGGDSK; this is translated from the coding sequence ATGAAGAAATATATAATAAAAAGAATATTGATTTCTATTCCAATGATATTTTTAATAACTTTTATAGCTTTTTGCTTAATAAATTTAATTCCTTCTGATCCAGCAGAGGTTGCAATTCGTGTAAATGATGTTACACCTACACCTGAACTTATTGAGCAAACAAGAGTGGCATTAGGTTTAGATAAACCATTTCTTGAAAGATATTTTATATGGCTATGGAAAGTTTTACATTTTGATTTTGGAATATCTTATGTAAATACAAATAGACAAATTTATGATGAAATAGCAAGATCACTACCAGTTACATTAAAATTAGCAGGACTTTCAATTTTATTTATATTTGGTTTAAGTATTCCTATTGGAGTGCTTTGTGCAGTTAAGAAAAATAGTTTTTTTGACAGAGTAACAAGAACTATTGTTTTTATAGGAACAGCTATACGTGATTACTGGTTATCACTTATTTTGCTTTCAATATTTTCAATAAAATTAAATCTATTTCCAGTTAGTGGAATAGGTTCGTTTTCTAACTATGTTTTACCAGCTTTTGCATTGAGTATGTCATATATTTCAACATACATAAGACTTATTAGAAATAATATGATAGAGACTATGGGTGAAGACTATATCTATTATGCAGAGGTTAGGGGTTTAAAAGAGAGAAGCATAATATTTAAACATGCTTTGAAAAACTCCATACACTCTTCTATAAATGCTTTAGGAATGAGTATAGTAAAACTTGTAGCTGGAACTTTTATTATTGAAAATATTTTTGTTCTTCCTGGAATAGGTAGACTTTGTGTTAATGCAATTTTTAGCAGAGATTATCCTTTAATCCAAGCATATATTCTTTTGATGGGAATATTATTTATAATTTGTAATCTATTAGTAGATATTGCAAGTTGCCTAATAGACCCAAGATTAGCTGGTGGTGATAGTAAGTGA
- the nikA gene encoding nickel ABC transporter substrate-binding protein: protein MLKLKKVGITLLLMMMSLLVVACGGNKSEGEKATTEVKDEIVYANFRDIRDLNPHNYAGELYAQNILYEGLVKINPKGEIIPSLAESWEISEDGKEYTFHLRKGVVFSDGEKFDANAVKANFDAIRDNKDRHGWLESVRLFNKFEVVDENTFKIYLNEPYFPMMIELGVIRPFRFVSPKAFKNGTTKDGVNEYIGTGPYVLKQNTVDQEAIFEVNEKYWGEKPKVKTIRVKVIPDGQTRALALEKGEIDLLFGKNMIDAETMEKFSTMKGFETKMSEPLSTRMMIVNTTKGALQDKNVRKAIQHVLDKKAISESIFGGSELPADYLLAKTVKYADVDTVVYDYSLEEAGKLLDEAGWKLDANGKRMKDGKPLTIKLNYNNSSVSEKSISEYFQQQLAKIGVDLVINGEEEQSYRDDMKAGNFEISFNISWGTPYDPQSFFGGMRMPAVYGDYAAQEGLADKETIRNDIYEGLITTSEEKRQELFADVLKKLADEAVYIPLTYERNRAIYKSELKGVDFEISAYEVPFYNMYY, encoded by the coding sequence GTGTTAAAGTTAAAAAAAGTTGGAATAACATTGTTATTAATGATGATGTCATTATTAGTTGTTGCATGTGGTGGAAATAAATCAGAAGGTGAAAAAGCTACTACTGAAGTGAAAGATGAAATAGTGTATGCTAATTTTAGAGATATTAGAGATTTAAATCCACATAACTATGCTGGAGAATTATATGCACAAAATATTTTATATGAAGGCTTAGTAAAAATTAATCCAAAAGGTGAAATTATTCCTTCATTAGCTGAAAGTTGGGAAATCTCAGAAGATGGTAAAGAATATACTTTCCACCTAAGAAAAGGTGTTGTATTTTCTGATGGAGAAAAATTTGATGCTAATGCAGTTAAAGCAAACTTTGATGCAATTAGGGATAATAAAGATAGACATGGTTGGCTTGAAAGTGTAAGACTTTTTAATAAATTTGAAGTTGTAGATGAAAATACTTTTAAAATTTATTTAAATGAACCTTACTTTCCAATGATGATAGAACTTGGAGTTATAAGACCATTTAGATTTGTTTCTCCAAAAGCATTTAAAAATGGAACAACAAAAGATGGAGTAAATGAATATATTGGTACAGGACCTTATGTTTTAAAACAAAATACAGTAGATCAAGAAGCAATATTTGAAGTAAATGAAAAATATTGGGGAGAAAAACCAAAAGTAAAAACAATTAGAGTAAAAGTTATTCCTGATGGGCAAACAAGAGCTTTAGCACTTGAAAAAGGTGAAATAGATTTATTATTTGGAAAAAATATGATAGATGCTGAAACTATGGAGAAATTTTCTACAATGAAAGGTTTTGAAACTAAAATGTCAGAACCACTTTCTACAAGAATGATGATAGTAAATACAACTAAAGGAGCTTTACAAGATAAAAATGTTAGAAAGGCAATACAACATGTTTTAGATAAAAAAGCTATATCTGAAAGTATATTTGGTGGTTCAGAACTTCCAGCAGATTATCTTCTTGCAAAAACTGTAAAATATGCAGATGTTGATACAGTAGTTTATGATTATTCATTAGAAGAAGCAGGAAAATTATTAGATGAAGCTGGTTGGAAATTAGATGCTAATGGAAAACGTATGAAAGATGGAAAACCATTAACTATAAAACTAAACTACAATAATAGTAGTGTAAGTGAAAAATCTATATCAGAATACTTCCAACAACAATTAGCTAAAATTGGAGTAGACTTAGTTATAAATGGTGAAGAAGAACAATCTTACAGAGATGATATGAAAGCAGGAAACTTTGAAATATCATTTAATATTTCTTGGGGAACTCCTTATGACCCTCAATCATTCTTTGGTGGTATGAGAATGCCAGCTGTTTATGGAGATTATGCAGCACAAGAAGGATTAGCAGATAAAGAAACTATACGTAATGATATTTATGAAGGACTAATTACTACAAGTGAAGAAAAAAGACAAGAATTATTTGCAGATGTATTAAAAAAACTAGCTGATGAAGCAGTTTACATTCCTTTAACTTATGAAAGAAATAGAGCAATCTATAAATCAGAATTAAAAGGAGTAGACTTTGAAATATCTGCTTATGAAGTACCATTCTATAATATGTATTATTAA
- a CDS encoding M20 family metallopeptidase, with product MESKKEILSALFDKYRNELKDLNEYLYNNPELGLQEYKACTAHTDILKKYGFEVEKGFANLETAYKACFKKGNGPRIAILAEYDALPKIGHGCGHNAYGVTSIASAILVKELMQKLDLQGEILVIGTPAEETNGAKVDMAKLGIFNDIDVAMSVHPCGETHFRSGKSHAMEALQFTFKGKTAHAAASPHEGINALDGILNLFNSINALRQQTLPSARIHGIISKGGEAANIIPDLAVANFYVRAETLDYLKELVERVKNCAKGAALASGTKLEIINYETSFANLVTNKKLMELYEKNLRTLGVTDIRDREGFGSTDMGDVSQCCPTIHPYFPLTTKHLVGHTIEFATATIQEEAYIGMKEACLAMALSCLDIFEKPEILKQIKEEFYHTFKK from the coding sequence ATGGAGAGTAAAAAAGAAATTTTATCAGCACTTTTTGATAAATACAGAAATGAATTAAAAGATTTAAATGAATATCTCTATAATAATCCAGAACTAGGCTTGCAAGAATATAAAGCCTGCACTGCTCATACAGATATTTTAAAAAAATATGGTTTTGAAGTTGAAAAAGGCTTTGCTAACCTAGAGACAGCTTACAAGGCATGTTTTAAAAAAGGAAATGGTCCAAGGATTGCTATTCTCGCTGAATATGATGCTCTACCTAAAATTGGACATGGTTGTGGACATAATGCTTATGGGGTTACAAGTATTGCAAGTGCCATTTTGGTAAAAGAATTAATGCAAAAATTAGATTTACAAGGAGAGATTTTAGTTATTGGAACACCTGCCGAGGAAACAAATGGTGCTAAAGTTGATATGGCTAAACTTGGTATTTTTAATGATATTGATGTAGCTATGTCAGTTCATCCTTGTGGTGAAACACATTTTAGAAGTGGAAAATCACATGCAATGGAAGCTCTTCAATTTACTTTTAAAGGAAAAACTGCTCATGCAGCTGCTTCTCCTCATGAAGGAATAAATGCACTTGATGGTATTTTAAACTTATTTAATTCTATTAATGCTTTAAGGCAACAGACTTTACCTTCTGCAAGAATACATGGAATTATTTCTAAAGGTGGAGAAGCTGCTAATATAATTCCAGATTTAGCTGTTGCTAATTTTTATGTTAGGGCAGAAACACTTGACTATTTAAAAGAATTAGTTGAAAGAGTTAAAAATTGTGCTAAGGGAGCAGCTCTTGCAAGTGGCACTAAACTTGAGATAATAAACTATGAAACAAGTTTTGCTAATCTTGTTACAAATAAAAAATTGATGGAACTATATGAAAAAAATTTAAGAACTTTGGGAGTTACAGATATAAGAGATAGAGAGGGCTTTGGTTCGACAGATATGGGAGATGTTAGTCAATGTTGCCCTACTATTCATCCATATTTTCCTTTAACTACTAAACACCTAGTAGGACATACTATTGAATTTGCAACTGCAACTATTCAAGAAGAAGCATACATAGGAATGAAAGAAGCCTGTTTAGCAATGGCTCTATCTTGTCTTGATATATTTGAAAAACCAGAAATTTTAAAACAAATTAAGGAAGAATTTTATCATACATTTAAGAAATAA